The Engystomops pustulosus chromosome 7, aEngPut4.maternal, whole genome shotgun sequence DNA window TGACCTGAAGCAAATGAAGAATGCTTACATTCAGAATGTCCACTTCATAGATGTCACATTGTGACAAGAATGTAAAGACAGGATCATGCAAAACTAAAAATTAATAAGAATCTTCTTTTGTATCAGGACCAAAGAGAGTGTGCAGGAAGGTCTCCATCCGGATCACCTCCCCAAGCGTCCATGCACCACAAGTCCAGCACAAAGATATAGTCCCAGTAATGGGCTTCTTCAACCACCCACCAATGGTCTCCCACACCCCACACCTCCACCTACCCAGCACTATCGCCTAGAGGATATGGTGCTTGCCCACCACTACCGACATACAGATCCAAGGGAGATGCGAGAAAGACACCGACAGGCAGGTGAGGGAGATGCTTCATGTGTTACAGTATACATTAAATTACTAATTACACAGTGATCATCCCTGTCTAATTCTCCGCCAGATTCAGTCAGAGCGGCAGCGTTTCATGTCAAATACAGCAGGTCATTGGAGGTTTGAGGAGCGGACCTGTGACCAGCCAACCACTCCTAAGCTTTCTTTTTAAGAACGGGTTGTTCTTATGGGAAATCTACTTCAAGGAGTTGTACTGAGGAAATGAATAGTACAAATATCTGTAGGAATTCCTTTTTATAATCCCATTGAGtgtgtttatattttatatattatattgtagttACATTATAAATTTTCAGACGGATTCTACTCTTAGTGCTTCTGGATTATAATTTTGCAGATGCCAATAAAACTGTGTGATCGCACTATTACACCGTGTcactcatactgccatgctgtgtGATAACACCACTATGATTCATGCCTCTCACAGTCCAGCATACAAGCTGTGTACAGCGCAATCACATTACTACCAAAGAATAGTGTGATCACACCAATGACATACATTGCTGGATTGTAGCTTTCCATTGCCAGAGGCTTATATGTACTTGCTCGGTCCATCATCATTGCATATATGCATTCTGGAAAATAGGCTTCCTGACTCCTAGCTTTTTATATAAAACAGACCGCTGAAAAACAAATCTAATTGTTAAAGAATCCCACCTAACCAGCTTGAGTTTTATGCATTTCAGCTGTGCACGAAGTTATTGACCATAGGCTGACGGAACGCGAGTGGGCGGAGGAATGGAAACATCTCAACAACGTGAGTGGGCAGAGGCAATCATAGTATTAAAGAGGAATTGACAGTACTTTACAAAAAACAGTCCTTCTACACATTGGATATTCTACATATCACAGTTCCAGATATTACATTCCCTTTAATAGATATTTCTGTGCTGTTTTATAGTTCCTAATTAGTAAATGTCTGAAATAAAATATGAGGGATGGATCATTAGAATAGTATCTATTTTTTATCAGCTGTTAAACTGCATTATGGATATGGTGGAGAAAACTCGCCGTTCGCTGACTGTCCTCCGCCGCTGCCAGGAAGCAGACAGAGAAGAGCTTAACCACTGGATACGGCGCTACAGTGATGCAGAGGACTTGAAAAAGAGTGTCAGCTCTGTGGCTCAACCGGTTAGACACATCAACAATTCCTCTAGTACGGAGTCCTCCCCTGCAGGTTAGCAGAAGTATCTATGGGACACATAATATATGACTAATGATTTTGGCACAGGAATTGGAAGAAAACTTTTTGCCATTTAGCTTTAATTCCATAAATGTTTTTCCCCTTTAGAACCATCACGGGAATTCCTACATCGACCACCAGCCGGATATATGCCAgaagagatctggaggaaggCAGGTGAGTGAGCTCTGTGGGTAGCAGTGAAAGGACAATATAGAGCAATGTGTGGCAATTGATATGATATTTGATTAGCATATTCCCATCATCTGCAGTTCATATTGGAATCTTAGTCTCACTGCTTTTTTAGCTATTATGCTTATTATTTATGGCTCACACTATTTTTTTACCATTGTTATTTACACAATGTTTACAAAGGGTCCTTAGTGTATAATTTGGACCCtagataaatattttaaaaaataagccatttACGTTATATagcatacatctgcaatgttttATAGTATGGGTTGCAGTATAAATGCATGCATTCTGGCTATGTGGTCAATTTTAATTTAATGGTACCCATATAAAAGTTGTATTGTAGGGTATATACTTAAATATTTAAACCCCTCCTACACCTGAGTCCCCCCACCTCTCAGGGCTCATCTTCCCATCTGAGCTGTCTCTCTGCCCGCACAGAGGAGGCGGTGAACGAAGTCAAACGCCAGGCCATGTCGGAGCTGCAGAAAGCTGTGTCCGAAGCAGAACGCAAGGCCCACGACCTCATCACTATAGAGAGAGCCAAAATGGAGCGAGCATTGGCGGAAGCAAAGCGACAAGCATCAGAGGATGCCGTGTCCGTCATCAATCAGCAGGAAGACTCAAGTGAGGTAACAGGCATAGAGCTTTGTGGGAgggcattataaaaaaaaaggtatgGTAAAGGTATTTACCAACTATATAAGATTACAATCTAATTGGCGAGGGTCTAAATGCTAGGACCCCCACAATCTTAGATCGGGACCCCCAGTAATCCATAGAACTTAGGTCAAGTTCTCACTAATAGATGGAACGGCAGGTTGAGCATGTGCTTTGCAATTTCCTACACTCACTTACAATTGAATTGAGCTGCAGGACGCATGGTTGATGTGCCACTCCACCCATTAATGGGAACAGGAGCCTTATTCTCCAGATTTGATGGGGTCACACTCTTGTGATCATGGGGTCTGTAATGTCTGCCATTGTcacaagaaaaaaatgtttgtactgtgttagccagTTGAacaaattcctgttgcttttgataggtcaaataaagtaactTAGGTTCCTTCATCAGACATAGTGTAACAGGTTTTCGGAAGTGACACAgattttatacacattggggcacatttactaagagcagtgcaaactgcactaaatgcagtttgcctgtgaagtgtgcagggtacgccagattcaggatttctggcgcacgttctgcatgaatctggtgtcctCTTCACTGCCACGAAAGGAGAGTActaggttttttttgttgcacctttaacattctgATGGCCTTTGATTATTAAATCTGGTGCGCGGTCCAACTGATTTTTATCGCATTAAGAACAGTGCcgccgcaccacaaaagggttgtgtgcgacacataGGACCTTTCTTAAAtacagcagtttgcactagaaagaatgtgcaaagcctGACGGAAGACTGGTGtacggagcttagtaaatgtgccctattttgTAACTTCAGAAAGCctgttataccatgcctgatgaagggagcatagctgtcctgaaagcttctttgtaacatcttatatttcaagTAGCCATTAAAaaatatcacaatctcaagaaggttactttCTTTTATTTATGAAAAGCAACAAGCATATCTGCACTAGAATTTTATATCCAAATTttgtcacaataaaaaaaaaaaaaaatttttaggttGTGTTAATGTAAACTAAGAAAATATGTAAAGTTTTCCAGACTGGGATAAAGAAAAACACAACTCTATTAGCCGGCTTGTACGGCAGATCCCTTGCATGACCTTCTGGAAGCCTTAtcacatgatgcgggattaaaaccaaaccagcatatctattccagaaggaacagattcccaactgtagacagcactgttccaACCTGGTAGGGTCTCTTCAGTActgcatagggaactggtttggtagAGTGAgaagcttttgactagggtcgggaagtaaactAGACAGTCTAAAATGTACTGTagtttctagacaaagtgggttatttatcatacgctgatgCCCGTGTGCAATAAAAAAAGCTGCTTACTTTTCAAATGCaccggctgcagcgagtgcgcagacaCAGGGACAGGAACACTCCGGCCACCCCATGTGTTTAAATATTAGAAAGGATAAGCAAATCTTATTCAGTTTTGTCAAGATTTTGTGAACCTTACATAAGCTTTGTGGGAGTTTAATTTTGCAAATATGGTATAAAAATCAAGTATTTTACTATATAGACCACATAGTAAGAATATTTCTGTCTCACACTCTAACTATAACCTGAAGTGTAAGTGGCAGATGTAATATCTCATTATTTTCATCTCTTACAGAGTTGTTGGAATTGTGGCCGAAAAGCAAGTGAGACCTGCAGTGGCTGCAACACAGCACGATATTGTGGTTCTTTCTGCCAACACAAAGACTGGGAAAAACACCATCATGTCTGTGGCCAATCCTTGCACCACCCACCAAGTGTACAACCAGCCCCAACCACCCCAGCCACACCTGCTGCCAGTCCCACAACAAGCAGTTCAGCCTCTCGCTCTGGGACCCCGGCCACACCTCTACTGCTGGATACGGCTTCTCGCTGATGGATACAACAACCATTGCATCTCAGCAAACAAAGAAAATCCACATGGCTATCTGAACCCAACAGGTGCATCATGGGGCCCTCGTCAAATTCTATGAAGACATCACTGCCCCATGTTGCCCCTGCCTGTGGGTGGGTTAGGATCTATGTCATTGTGGTATGGAATTGAACCTGATTTGAACAATAAAAAAGCCCTACCCTTCCTACTTTTGCAGGAGcttataacccctttaaggagggtaGACAGAACAGTATGGGGTGTGGGAGTTATTTTGCCTAAAACTACACTCAAATCTTTGGCTTTAAACCTATTTGAAATCCAAAAAAAACACAGATATACAAATTAAACTACCTTGCTAGACAGCCAAGAAATGTCAGACACCAAGAACACCTCTTTAAAAGAAATCCCAAAAATTAAACCCTTATCCAAACATTACCAGCCCTGCCAAAGCCTGGTCCGTCATGACGAGAGGAGCAGAGGGAGGCACCTACAGAGAAAAGATGTCCATTGCATACTGGGAGTTCTGCTGGGTGCACAGAACTTCTGGCACACAATGACTTACTAATGAAGATTCTTCCCTGGACGCCCCACCATCGCTGCACTTGGATCTTCCTCCGCTACCTCTCCTCTAGTACATTGCCCCTCATGTTACTGAGCTCTCCAGGAGAACTTGTGCAACTCTTGGATTATATAAGAGGGAGAAAAAAGACACCTAGAGACTTGTCTTCTGTCCTGTTCAGACAGACATTGAGATCTTCTGTATAAGTGTCTCTGCTACACCTCAGTTCTGTTCTTCTCTGTGTCCAGTGTGGAGATTCACTGAATGGAATATTTAATGGATTTTTGCAGCAAATACGTCTTTTGGGGACTGGTGGGAGTTGAAACCAGGCCCTTCCCCATCCTGGCTCACAGACATTAGCCCACACTTGGAAAaattgtacagtttttttttattttctatttataaaaaaaagaaaaacaaaaggatTCCCATGTAGGGGACATGAGTGCAATATAAAAAGTGCAAGGCTACTGATGGATGCGGATTCAACAGcaaatttatatatttgtaaaggAAAAATGGGTGACAAATTAGATAGACAAAAAAATACAGTagcagagatttaaaaaaattatgtattcTCCCAACTTTTTTCTGCAATGGTGCTCCAATGCAGTACACAATTGTTTAGAGACACATTGTAGCTGGCATGGCAACAGTCACCATCACTAATATATTGTAAGACCAGTACATTGATGCTGGAACAAAACTTGCCCATTTTAatccttaaagcataactgtcaCTATATAGCATTCAACTTTCCTAAGTATTGTCTGCGCATAAGTACCAGATGGcagtttgtttttattattagttCTTATCATCTTCTATTATGGTCTCAGGAGTTCAAATTATGAAAGATTCTGACTCATTCCAGAGGTGTGTGAAGAACACCACAGCCCTCCCCCCACTCAGATTTATTTATAGGAATATAGGAATCTTCCCAGTATTTATTAGCACTAATCTTCATAGCACTTGTATATAAAATAGTGGCAGATAAGGGGTGGAAAATGTGTACGTATCATAAGGGCAAATGGACAACATCAGCACAACTCTCATGTTCCTTAGCAGTAGGTGTTCAACCTCTTCCTAATATAAAAGAAGGTCACCTGTGTAAAGGATTCTATCTGTAGGTAAGAAATTACAGATCTAAAAAATCTTTGGTTCTCCATGTGGCACAAGAGTGACATCCTTGTCaaataatttgcataaattatCCTAGGGGACATTACCTGTAAGACTCCCTATACCAGTGGGATCTGTGGGAAGTAAAAATTGCAGACCACTGAACTAGGACTGGCATTAGCCATAAATCATCTGGCTTTACAGAGTCATATTTTTGCATCCCTATAACCCCAGATCGCCTAGTAGTTCTACAGACCTGTAATGAGTTTTTTTAATAAGTAATTGAAACATAACCTCTTACTATGATATGACCTGGAGCCAACTGAGGGAAGAAAAATAGTGAAGAACCTGCCATGTACTATGCAGGCAAACACTTTGTGGGTTGAAGGACAGTTTACAAGGAACAAGCGACTCAAATTGGATATTAATTGGAACTAGAGAATATTTGCTAGACCCCTCCCCACATGGATGTTTTCTCTAGTGACAGAATTGTTTAAGGGTGTATTCACACATTGGACCACATTGATCAATACTGATAACTAGTTAAAACTTTGTGCTAGTTATAAATCTGCTGCATTGCAGGACTCCAGAAAACCAGGTCATCTTGTCTTGCCACTTGTGAAGAGTGTCTGGCAAGTTGATGGCTTCAGTAGTATCTGTCTAAACTGACATGTGCCAAAAAAAAGCTACAACTTACGCTTACATTTGGGCACATGTAGATCATCATGCATTATAGCTGCTGCAGTCGGATGTGCCATTGTATTAAATAGAATTAGTTTTTTAAGGGAAAATCCCTTTTTGAACATTTATGGCACTTTCACAAGATATGCCATGCATGCATGATGGACACAGATCTTTTTTTTGCATCTGTATCATGTCATATATATATGGGAAAGCATGTGGATATGCCACAAATACCTGAAGATATATCATCAGTATTAGGTCATCAGCATAAAAAACAGGGAaagcgacaacccctttaaactttgtaACCTTAGTAATATTATAGTGCAGTTATTGGGGCAATTGTACCCAAAAGACACCCAATCTACACTGGAGTACCAGATGAGAGCAGAAATAACAGTAGCATTGGTGGTCTCCCAAATATTATTTGACCTTACAAATTTCTCAGTGTATCATAGTAGGAAGTGGAAGTCTCCATAACTGTTGCGTACCCATCCCTCCCTTTGCTGTACTGTAGGTGAGGCATTTAGTTGCATCCACTAGTATAGCTACACTGAGGTGCAATGTTAGGGGTTATGCCATGGTGACTGGTTCTTATGTGTAATTTTTAAAGCAGTCTTTTTTTCCACAAATGGAATTGTCCAGTCCTATTTTATTTATTGACAGAAACAATGTCACCTTAGCTAATGGGCCAGAGCTATTTTAGTTAATTATAGGACTACTCTTGATGTGAACAGGTTCATGTTAAGCCAGCCATACACATTATTACAACCTAG harbors:
- the CBFA2T3 gene encoding protein CBFA2T3 isoform X1, which gives rise to MPDSPADVKTQTRTTPPNMPPPSPALSQVANRNSSFTPSTMMNGSSHSPTAINGAPSTPNGFSNGPSASSSAALTNQQLPPACGARQLSKLKRFLTTLQQFGSDISPEIGERVRALVLGLVNSTLTIEEFHSKLQEATNFPLRPFVIPFLKANLPLLQRELLHCARLAKQSPAQYLAQHEQLLLDTSVSSSPSDSSEILLEVNENGKRRTPDRTKESVQEGLHPDHLPKRPCTTSPAQRYSPSNGLLQPPTNGLPHPTPPPTQHYRLEDMVLAHHYRHTDPREMRERHRQAAVHEVIDHRLTEREWAEEWKHLNNLLNCIMDMVEKTRRSLTVLRRCQEADREELNHWIRRYSDAEDLKKSVSSVAQPVRHINNSSSTESSPAEPSREFLHRPPAGYMPEEIWRKAEEAVNEVKRQAMSELQKAVSEAERKAHDLITIERAKMERALAEAKRQASEDAVSVINQQEDSSESCWNCGRKASETCSGCNTARYCGSFCQHKDWEKHHHVCGQSLHHPPSVQPAPTTPATPAASPTTSSSASRSGTPATPLLLDTASR
- the CBFA2T3 gene encoding protein CBFA2T3 isoform X3; this encodes MPDSPADVKTQTRTTPPNMPPPSPALSQVANRNSSFTPSTMMNGSSHSPTAINGAPSTPNGFSNGPSASSSAALTNQQLPPACGARQLSKLKRFLTTLQQFGSDISPEIGERVRALVLGLVNSTLTIEEFHSKLQEATNFPLRPFVIPFLKANLPLLQRELLHCARLAKQSPAQYLAQHEQLLLDTSVSSSPSDSSEILLEVNENGKRRTPDRTKESVQEGLHPDHLPKRPCTTSPAQRYSPSNGLLQPPTNGLPHPTPPPTQHYRLEDMVLAHHYRHTDPREMRERHRQAAVHEVIDHRLTEREWAEEWKHLNNLLNCIMDMVEKTRRSLTVLRRCQEADREELNHWIRRYSDAEDLKKSVSSVAQPVRHINNSSSTESSPAEPSREFLHRPPAGYMPEEIWRKAGLIFPSELSLCPHRGGGERSQTPGHVGAAESCVRSRTQGPRPHHYRESQNGASIGGSKATSIRGCRVRHQSAGRLK
- the CBFA2T3 gene encoding protein CBFA2T3 isoform X4 translates to MPDSPADVKTQTRTTPPNMPPPSPALSQVANRNSSFTPSTMMNGSSHSPTAINGAPSTPNGFSNGPSASSSAALTNQQLPPACGARQLSKLKRFLTTLQQFGSDISPEIGERVRALVLGLVNSTLTIEEFHSKLQEATNFPLRPFVIPFLKANLPLLQRELLHCARLAKQSPAQYLAQHEQLLLDTSVSSSPSDSSEILLEVNENGKRRTPDRTKESVQEGLHPDHLPKRPCTTSPAQRYSPSNGLLQPPTNGLPHPTPPPTQHYRLEDMVLAHHYRHTDPREMRERHRQAAVHEVIDHRLTEREWAEEWKHLNNLLNCIMDMVEKTRRSLTVLRRCQEADREELNHWIRRYSDAEDLKKSVSSVAQPVRHINNSSSTESSPAEPSREFLHRPPAGYMPEEIWRKAGGERSQTPGHVGAAESCVRSRTQGPRPHHYRESQNGASIGGSKATSIRGCRVRHQSAGRLK
- the CBFA2T3 gene encoding protein CBFA2T3 isoform X2; this encodes MNGSSHSPTAINGAPSTPNGFSNGPSASSSAALTNQQLPPACGARQLSKLKRFLTTLQQFGSDISPEIGERVRALVLGLVNSTLTIEEFHSKLQEATNFPLRPFVIPFLKANLPLLQRELLHCARLAKQSPAQYLAQHEQLLLDTSVSSSPSDSSEILLEVNENGKRRTPDRTKESVQEGLHPDHLPKRPCTTSPAQRYSPSNGLLQPPTNGLPHPTPPPTQHYRLEDMVLAHHYRHTDPREMRERHRQAAVHEVIDHRLTEREWAEEWKHLNNLLNCIMDMVEKTRRSLTVLRRCQEADREELNHWIRRYSDAEDLKKSVSSVAQPVRHINNSSSTESSPAEPSREFLHRPPAGYMPEEIWRKAEEAVNEVKRQAMSELQKAVSEAERKAHDLITIERAKMERALAEAKRQASEDAVSVINQQEDSSESCWNCGRKASETCSGCNTARYCGSFCQHKDWEKHHHVCGQSLHHPPSVQPAPTTPATPAASPTTSSSASRSGTPATPLLLDTASR